Proteins from a genomic interval of Stenotrophomonas maltophilia:
- a CDS encoding lysoplasmalogenase, translating into MKVRAHDGVILLMAILAIVGAFLHGDGRWLHWLAKPTTTLLIAAIAWRVHDPAQPFYRRAVLAGILLSCVGDIALMLPIDAFVPGLVAFLLAHVCYIVAFRAGLRAGRGLVGASVLLGAFATLNVLGLWPYLPVPMRIPVLAYVVVLASMAVLALARAWARPQAAAPEPCSARWAATGAVLFVASDSLLAWDRFAGGLPLASLLVLSTYYAAQYAIARSVKEKMGTEGIKS; encoded by the coding sequence ATGAAAGTGCGCGCCCACGATGGCGTGATCCTGTTGATGGCGATCCTCGCCATCGTGGGCGCATTCCTGCACGGCGATGGGCGTTGGCTGCACTGGCTGGCCAAGCCGACCACCACGCTGCTGATCGCCGCCATCGCCTGGCGCGTGCATGATCCGGCGCAGCCGTTCTACCGCCGCGCAGTACTGGCCGGCATACTGCTGTCGTGCGTGGGCGATATCGCGCTGATGCTCCCGATCGACGCGTTCGTGCCGGGCCTGGTCGCGTTCCTGCTGGCCCACGTCTGCTACATCGTCGCCTTCCGCGCTGGCCTGCGTGCCGGTCGTGGCCTGGTTGGCGCCAGTGTGCTGCTGGGTGCCTTCGCCACGCTCAACGTGCTTGGCTTGTGGCCGTACCTGCCGGTGCCTATGCGCATCCCGGTGCTGGCCTACGTGGTGGTGCTGGCGTCGATGGCGGTGTTGGCGCTTGCACGCGCATGGGCGCGTCCTCAGGCGGCCGCACCGGAACCGTGCAGTGCACGCTGGGCGGCAACCGGTGCCGTGCTGTTCGTGGCCAGCGATTCATTGCTGGCCTGGGACCGCTTTGCCGGTGGCCTGCCGCTGGCCAGCCTGCTGGTGTTGTCCACCTACTACGCCGCGCAGTACGCCATCGCCCGCTCCGTAAAAGAGAAAATGGGGACGGAGGGGATTAAGTCGTAA